Proteins from a genomic interval of Mesobacillus sp. S13:
- the rpoZ gene encoding DNA-directed RNA polymerase subunit omega translates to MLNPSIDSLMTKIDSKYSLVSVAAKRARSMQVHMDAKLDKYVSHKFVGKALEEINAEKLHFKTAGSHEELNINE, encoded by the coding sequence ATGCTTAATCCTTCTATTGACTCTTTAATGACAAAAATTGATTCAAAATATTCATTGGTATCGGTTGCCGCTAAGCGCGCACGCAGCATGCAGGTCCATATGGATGCTAAATTAGATAAGTATGTTTCCCACAAGTTTGTTGGCAAGGCGCTCGAAGAAATCAACGCAGAAAAGCTTCATTTCAAGACAGCTGGAAGCCATGAAGAGTTAAATATCAACGAATAA